The proteins below are encoded in one region of Streptomyces roseirectus:
- a CDS encoding lipoprotein, which produces MRRGLTAVLVAGVLAGCGSSGDDAGKDTGKSTGKSSGESAAKGDAKATPSASAPAAASGGALGAKGSACALPVTFETAAKWKAESIETPAGADASLAGLLTQGPVTGVCEIDAKPAGHVGFIRVYQGKPGNADARAVLRDFVAAEKNVSEEKYQTFTAGTATAVEVSYRVKVELLDEVKTEHALAVSTPSGPVVIHLGGLDDAEHTAMLPAFDLAKRTLRVTA; this is translated from the coding sequence ATGCGACGGGGGCTGACCGCGGTGCTGGTGGCGGGGGTGCTGGCCGGCTGCGGGTCGTCCGGGGACGACGCGGGGAAGGACACCGGGAAGAGCACGGGGAAGAGTTCCGGGGAGAGTGCGGCGAAGGGCGACGCGAAGGCCACGCCGTCGGCCTCCGCCCCCGCGGCGGCCTCGGGCGGCGCGCTCGGGGCGAAGGGGTCCGCCTGCGCGCTGCCGGTGACCTTCGAGACGGCCGCGAAGTGGAAGGCCGAGTCCATCGAGACGCCCGCGGGCGCCGACGCCTCGCTCGCCGGGCTCCTGACCCAGGGCCCCGTCACCGGCGTCTGCGAGATCGACGCGAAGCCCGCGGGTCACGTCGGCTTCATCCGCGTCTACCAGGGCAAGCCCGGCAACGCCGACGCGCGCGCGGTCCTCCGGGACTTCGTCGCCGCCGAGAAGAACGTCAGCGAGGAGAAGTACCAGACGTTCACCGCGGGCACCGCGACCGCCGTCGAGGTCTCCTACCGCGTCAAGGTCGAACTCCTCGACGAGGTCAAGACCGAACACGCCCTCGCCGTCTCCACCCCCTCCGGCCCCGTCGTCATCCACCTCGGCGGCCTCGACGACGCCGAACACACCGCCATGCTCCCCGCCTTCGACCTCGCCAAGCGAACGCTCCGCGTCACCGCCTGA
- a CDS encoding diacylglycerol/lipid kinase family protein gives MNDTRARGALAQDYDARRARDWARLALVLAACSVFTVVAGAGSDGWLVLLTGVGGLSLAGAGLWWALAHRGWPRLLGALLALLVPLGVLGLYASSGLWVVAVCAIGLWTAALASARAALRSVRRPHGKRRRRGRKTPPPSKPVFIMNPRSGGGKVERFDLARRAEALGARVILIAPDGTTDPEAEARRALAEGADLLGVAGGDGTQALVAAVAAEHDVPFVVITAGTRNHFAMDLGLDRTDPVTSLEALTDGVEFRIDLGDVDGRAFVNTVSFGAYAEIVQSPEYRDAKAFTALDLLPDLLMGDAGATLGVRADATHLHAPQAVLVSNNPYARADPFGGGRRPRLDSGKLGVIGIKVEGAAQAAEVVLRGERAGGITSVKSTRVEVTADRPHIPVAVDGEALVLPVPVVCTLRPGALRVRVPRRRPGATYSPPNVDWRRIVRLALDRPVGDLGEADE, from the coding sequence GTGAACGACACGCGCGCGCGAGGCGCCCTGGCACAGGACTACGACGCCCGGCGGGCCCGCGACTGGGCCCGGCTCGCCCTGGTGCTGGCCGCCTGCTCCGTCTTCACGGTCGTCGCGGGCGCCGGATCGGACGGCTGGCTCGTCCTGCTGACCGGCGTGGGAGGGCTCTCGCTGGCCGGAGCGGGCCTGTGGTGGGCGCTGGCACACCGAGGCTGGCCCCGGCTCCTCGGAGCCCTCCTGGCCCTCCTCGTGCCCCTCGGCGTCCTCGGCCTCTACGCCTCCTCCGGCCTGTGGGTCGTTGCCGTCTGCGCGATCGGCCTGTGGACCGCCGCCCTCGCCAGCGCCAGGGCCGCCCTGCGCAGCGTCCGCCGGCCGCACGGCAAACGCCGCAGACGGGGCCGCAAGACGCCGCCGCCCAGCAAGCCGGTGTTCATCATGAACCCCCGCTCCGGCGGCGGGAAGGTCGAGCGCTTCGACCTCGCCCGCCGCGCCGAAGCCCTCGGCGCCCGCGTGATCCTCATCGCCCCCGACGGCACCACCGACCCCGAGGCCGAGGCCCGCCGCGCGCTCGCCGAGGGCGCCGACCTCCTCGGCGTCGCGGGCGGCGACGGCACCCAGGCGCTGGTCGCCGCCGTCGCCGCCGAACACGACGTGCCCTTCGTCGTCATCACCGCCGGCACCCGCAACCACTTCGCCATGGACCTCGGGCTCGACCGCACCGACCCCGTCACCTCCCTCGAAGCCCTCACCGACGGCGTCGAGTTCCGCATCGACCTCGGGGACGTCGACGGGCGCGCCTTCGTCAACACCGTCTCCTTCGGCGCGTACGCGGAGATAGTCCAGAGCCCCGAGTACCGCGACGCCAAGGCGTTCACCGCGCTCGACCTCCTCCCCGACCTCCTCATGGGCGACGCCGGCGCCACCCTCGGCGTCCGCGCCGACGCCACGCACCTGCACGCCCCGCAGGCCGTCCTCGTCAGCAACAACCCCTACGCGCGCGCCGACCCCTTCGGCGGCGGCCGGCGCCCCCGACTCGACTCGGGGAAGCTCGGGGTCATCGGCATCAAGGTCGAAGGCGCCGCCCAGGCCGCCGAGGTCGTCCTGCGCGGCGAACGCGCCGGGGGCATCACCTCCGTGAAGTCCACCCGCGTCGAGGTCACGGCCGACCGCCCGCACATCCCCGTCGCCGTCGACGGCGAAGCCCTCGTCCTGCCCGTCCCGGTCGTCTGCACCCTCCGTCCGGGCGCCCTGCGCGTACGCGTGCCGCGCCGCCGCCCCGGAGCGACATACTCGCCGCCGAACGTCGACTGGCGGCGGATCGTACGGCTCGCCCTGGACCGGCCGGTGGGGGACCTGGGGGAGGCGGACGAGTGA
- a CDS encoding phosphatase PAP2 family protein encodes MPHPRSSLNSLSLVRDLAALDQALYEAVTVTKTPTLDTALRRLSTAANHSKISFAAAALLALRPGKTRRAALLGVAAVGVASATANLAGKKLVRRPRPHRAEDSPFPGRHVPMPDSASFPSGHTASAVAFAAAVSTALPVTTVPLGLLACAVGYSRVHTGVHYPGDVIAGAVLGTSAAATVLAVAGARQK; translated from the coding sequence ATGCCCCACCCCCGCAGCAGCCTCAACAGCCTCAGCCTGGTGCGCGATCTCGCGGCCCTCGACCAGGCCCTGTACGAGGCCGTGACCGTCACCAAGACGCCCACCCTGGACACGGCGCTGCGCCGGCTGTCCACGGCCGCCAACCACTCGAAGATCTCCTTCGCGGCGGCGGCCCTGCTCGCCCTGCGCCCCGGCAAGACGCGCCGCGCGGCCCTGCTGGGCGTCGCGGCGGTGGGTGTCGCCTCGGCCACCGCCAACCTCGCGGGCAAGAAGCTCGTGCGCCGCCCCCGTCCGCACCGCGCGGAGGACTCGCCGTTCCCCGGCCGCCACGTCCCCATGCCCGACTCGGCGTCCTTCCCCTCCGGGCACACCGCGTCCGCCGTCGCCTTCGCCGCCGCGGTCAGCACGGCGCTGCCCGTGACGACCGTCCCGCTCGGCCTGCTGGCCTGCGCCGTCGGCTACTCGCGCGTGCACACGGGCGTCCACTACCCGGGCGACGTCATCGCCGGAGCCGTCCTGGGGACCAGCGCGGCGGCGACGGTGCTCGCCGTCGCGGGGGCGCGGCAGAAGTGA